A genome region from Fervidobacterium changbaicum includes the following:
- the hslV gene encoding ATP-dependent protease subunit HslV, with the protein MSESVEREEKLWHSTTVLAVRKDGKVVMAADGQVTYGATVMKGTARKVRKIGDGKVLAGFAGAVADAMTLLERFETKYREWNGNLLKAAIELAKDWRLDRALRRLEAMLIVADKEHLLILSGTGEVIQPDEDIAAIGSGGPYALAAARALIRNTNLDARSIAEQAMKIASEICIYTNENITVEELE; encoded by the coding sequence ATGTCCGAATCTGTAGAAAGAGAAGAAAAACTTTGGCATTCAACTACCGTTCTAGCAGTTAGGAAAGACGGAAAGGTTGTTATGGCCGCCGATGGTCAAGTTACCTACGGAGCAACGGTTATGAAAGGCACGGCAAGAAAGGTCAGAAAGATTGGCGATGGCAAGGTACTTGCAGGATTCGCAGGTGCAGTTGCAGATGCTATGACGCTGCTTGAACGTTTTGAGACAAAATACAGGGAATGGAATGGAAATCTGCTGAAAGCAGCAATTGAACTTGCAAAGGATTGGAGATTGGATAGAGCTTTAAGACGACTCGAAGCCATGCTCATTGTCGCTGATAAGGAACACCTTTTGATTCTTTCAGGAACTGGCGAAGTAATCCAACCAGACGAAGATATAGCTGCAATAGGTTCCGGTGGTCCATATGCATTGGCAGCGGCAAGGGCGTTGATTAGAAATACAAATCTAGATGCAAGAAGCATCGCAGAGCAAGCTATGAAAATCGCCAGTGAGATATGCATCTACACTAATGAAAATATAACGGTCGAGGAATTAGAATAA
- a CDS encoding DUF503 domain-containing protein has product MVVGYGTILIKLFGVNSLKEKRSIVRSLVNDLKKRFEISAIESGRQDSKDYILIGIAFATLSENDAEAKLDSIETYVESRYTIEEFTYDFHHF; this is encoded by the coding sequence ATGGTAGTTGGATACGGAACAATACTCATAAAGCTCTTCGGTGTCAACTCATTGAAAGAAAAACGGAGCATAGTGCGAAGCCTTGTAAATGATTTGAAAAAACGGTTTGAGATATCCGCAATTGAATCGGGAAGACAAGATTCAAAAGACTACATTCTCATCGGAATCGCTTTTGCAACACTTAGTGAAAACGACGCCGAAGCAAAATTAGATAGTATTGAAACTTACGTAGAAAGCAGGTACACTATAGAAGAATTCACTTACGATTTTCATCATTTCTGA
- a CDS encoding phospholipase D-like domain-containing protein codes for MNVYDGSKLVLGICLLILPALIIIGLLLPNVLNSPSNVSVYFTEQEPLTNLAVNFISSSDTFLYVSALDVSHPAILSALRNLQSRGVDVKVITEKAVVGLPSKIDASKGLHHVKFMVNDHGVLFGSANFSISGLEMGLNDILVFPRSYTQRFKEFFLYIWNYGKIGTVKDFLVSPVDNAEGLVLKSIQKAHRRIYICMYAFTDKNILTAIKWKQSQGVDVRIVTDKWFLGSPISKYLRNHAKVINKRMLHHKFIIVDNQLFTGSTNYTESGFHRNVEMIWSTKNRRIVKLYEQVFEALTNGSW; via the coding sequence ATGAACGTATATGACGGTTCGAAACTTGTTTTAGGAATTTGTCTTTTGATATTGCCCGCCTTAATAATCATAGGTTTGTTACTTCCAAATGTACTAAATTCACCGTCAAATGTTTCTGTATACTTCACGGAACAAGAACCGCTAACGAATCTTGCTGTGAACTTTATCAGCTCATCTGATACTTTCCTTTACGTATCTGCTCTCGATGTTAGTCATCCGGCGATTCTCTCGGCTCTCAGAAACCTTCAAAGCAGAGGTGTCGATGTTAAAGTAATAACTGAAAAAGCCGTGGTTGGATTACCTTCGAAGATTGATGCTTCAAAGGGATTACACCATGTAAAGTTTATGGTAAATGACCACGGTGTTTTATTTGGCTCAGCCAATTTCAGTATCAGTGGTTTAGAAATGGGACTAAACGATATACTTGTATTTCCACGAAGTTACACTCAGAGATTTAAAGAGTTCTTCCTATATATTTGGAATTATGGTAAAATTGGAACAGTCAAAGACTTTCTGGTTTCACCAGTCGATAATGCTGAAGGACTTGTACTAAAATCAATACAAAAGGCGCATAGAAGAATCTATATCTGCATGTATGCATTTACCGACAAAAATATACTGACCGCAATAAAATGGAAGCAGAGTCAAGGAGTAGACGTAAGAATAGTCACAGATAAGTGGTTTCTTGGTAGTCCTATATCAAAGTACCTTCGAAACCACGCAAAGGTAATTAATAAAAGGATGCTCCATCATAAATTCATAATCGTTGATAATCAACTGTTCACAGGTTCTACAAACTACACAGAAAGCGGTTTTCACAGAAACGTCGAAATGATTTGGAGTACAAAGAATCGAAGAATCGTTAAGTTGTATGAACAAGTTTTCGAAGCACTGACGAATGGGAGTTGGTAA
- a CDS encoding ABC transporter ATP-binding protein: protein MEASNLVLVATDLKKYYQSVKAVDGVSVELRKGEVISILGPNGAGKTTTVEMLEGLRKPDSGQIVYFGSYEKTVDEVKERIGVCLQENFFFEDLTVLETLRLYASFYQKNLDIDEIVETFQLGEKLKTKIRHLSGGQKQRLAVALAFINDPDIVFLDEPTVGLDPQARRHLWDVILKYKDAGKSIILTTHYMDEAHQLSDRVYIMDHGKIIAHGTPQELITSSNLNSVIEFPKQYADKVNIQELIISGEYAYVTVNDPIPVIEKLLSANVRNFVLRHPTLEDVFLKLTGRKID from the coding sequence ATGGAAGCAAGCAATCTAGTACTTGTTGCTACAGACCTTAAGAAGTACTACCAATCAGTAAAAGCGGTTGATGGAGTTTCCGTAGAACTTCGAAAAGGGGAAGTTATTTCCATACTTGGACCTAATGGAGCAGGTAAGACAACGACCGTTGAAATGCTGGAAGGATTAAGAAAACCAGACAGCGGGCAAATAGTTTACTTTGGTAGTTACGAGAAAACGGTCGATGAAGTAAAGGAAAGAATCGGCGTCTGCTTACAGGAGAATTTCTTTTTCGAAGACCTTACAGTGCTCGAAACTCTTAGGTTGTACGCATCTTTCTATCAAAAGAATCTTGATATAGATGAGATCGTTGAAACATTTCAGTTAGGAGAAAAGTTAAAGACAAAAATAAGGCATCTTTCTGGAGGTCAAAAACAACGGTTGGCTGTTGCTTTGGCATTTATAAACGATCCAGATATCGTTTTTCTGGATGAACCTACAGTTGGTTTGGATCCACAAGCTCGGAGGCACTTGTGGGACGTGATTTTGAAATACAAGGACGCTGGAAAATCGATAATTCTTACAACGCATTATATGGATGAAGCACATCAACTATCAGATAGAGTTTATATTATGGACCACGGGAAAATCATCGCGCACGGTACCCCACAAGAATTGATAACTTCATCAAATCTGAATTCTGTCATCGAATTTCCTAAGCAGTACGCTGACAAGGTCAATATTCAGGAATTAATAATTTCTGGAGAATACGCGTATGTCACCGTTAACGATCCAATACCGGTTATAGAAAAACTCCTTTCCGCGAACGTCAGAAATTTCGTACTAAGACACCCAACACTTGAAGATGTATTTCTGAAACTGACCGGTCGTAAAATTGATTAG
- a CDS encoding L-threonylcarbamoyladenylate synthase: MSKIIIETKVIKINDLYNDSIEYACNILRKGGLVAFPTETVYGLGALALNPDAVRRIFEVKGRPQDNPLIVHLSSLGQLESVAYLEPRYLNIIKKLTPGPVTFVLKKKKNIPLVVTAGLDTVGVRIPAHPVAQRLSQCAGPIAAPSANLSGRPSPTDAKSVIEDLYGRVECIIDAGESAFGIESTIIDLTKEKPLVLRPGPVTIEELNEIFGEFGGVEYYVPKSNEKPLAPGMKYRHYAPEKNLSLVEKDKISDYANKDVLILCTRETYEKYLKGAKNVHIIGEFGKPYTIAQNLYKSLRFVDKSSYPEAIIEKLPEEGIFFSIMNRIKKAVSKQ, encoded by the coding sequence ATGAGTAAGATAATTATCGAAACAAAGGTCATCAAGATAAACGATTTGTACAACGATTCCATCGAATACGCTTGCAATATTCTTAGAAAGGGAGGACTAGTGGCCTTTCCAACGGAAACAGTTTACGGGCTTGGCGCACTTGCACTAAATCCAGATGCAGTTAGAAGGATATTTGAAGTAAAAGGAAGGCCACAGGATAATCCATTGATAGTGCACCTTTCTAGTCTTGGACAACTGGAAAGTGTTGCTTACCTCGAGCCAAGGTACTTGAATATAATCAAAAAACTAACACCAGGACCTGTAACGTTTGTGCTCAAAAAGAAGAAAAACATTCCTCTAGTAGTAACAGCAGGGCTGGATACCGTCGGCGTTCGCATACCTGCTCATCCTGTTGCTCAACGATTATCCCAATGTGCAGGGCCAATAGCAGCTCCAAGCGCAAATCTTTCTGGCAGACCAAGTCCCACGGATGCTAAGAGTGTGATTGAAGATTTGTACGGGCGTGTGGAATGCATCATCGATGCCGGTGAAAGCGCTTTTGGAATAGAATCGACAATCATTGATTTAACAAAAGAAAAACCTTTGGTCCTTCGTCCAGGACCTGTTACTATAGAAGAACTGAACGAAATATTCGGAGAGTTCGGCGGTGTGGAGTATTATGTTCCTAAGTCAAACGAAAAGCCCTTGGCACCAGGCATGAAGTATAGACATTACGCTCCAGAGAAAAACTTAAGCCTCGTTGAAAAAGATAAAATAAGCGATTATGCTAATAAGGATGTTTTGATTTTGTGCACACGTGAAACCTACGAAAAGTATTTGAAAGGTGCCAAAAATGTACATATAATTGGGGAATTTGGAAAGCCATACACAATTGCACAGAACCTCTACAAAAGTTTGAGATTTGTTGATAAAAGCTCTTATCCAGAAGCTATTATCGAAAAGCTTCCAGAAGAAGGTATATTCTTTTCGATAATGAACAGGATCAAGAAAGCGGTTTCCAAGCAATGA
- the yqeK gene encoding bis(5'-nucleosyl)-tetraphosphatase (symmetrical) YqeK: MNAEFIIEDLKILVNKLVKPERIEHVNGVVDFCSRLAKRYNLDSDKLTIMALAHDLFRDVPEKKLKKMATAYQIPVTGIIEKRPILLHGLVAAEFLKRKYKIIDEDVLLGIAYHTSGHPDFGPYAKALALADSLELTRLYEKVNQLREIAFYDLNVAYFEIIKNKIIYAVTHDLYLLPLTTETWNKLVERKE; encoded by the coding sequence ATGAACGCTGAATTCATAATAGAAGACCTTAAAATACTAGTAAACAAACTGGTAAAGCCTGAAAGAATTGAACATGTGAACGGTGTGGTTGACTTTTGTTCTCGGTTAGCGAAAAGATACAATCTGGATAGCGACAAACTGACAATTATGGCACTTGCCCACGACCTATTCAGAGACGTACCAGAGAAAAAACTTAAGAAGATGGCTACTGCCTATCAAATCCCTGTTACAGGTATCATCGAAAAAAGACCAATCTTGTTACACGGACTTGTTGCGGCTGAATTCTTGAAAAGGAAGTATAAGATAATCGACGAAGACGTGCTATTAGGAATCGCTTATCATACTTCTGGACATCCGGATTTCGGGCCTTATGCAAAAGCTCTTGCCCTGGCCGATTCTCTAGAATTGACAAGACTTTATGAAAAGGTTAACCAGCTCAGGGAAATAGCTTTTTACGACTTAAATGTCGCATATTTTGAGATAATCAAAAATAAAATCATATACGCAGTAACGCACGACCTTTACCTATTACCACTGACAACAGAAACGTGGAACAAATTGGTTGAGAGAAAGGAGTGA
- a CDS encoding ABC transporter permease, protein MLFYSFLLVNFRNRFLFFMNLLLPIVFLILFGAVFGKQQTNTSVAFYSDRPIELDFENWTRLSEIPIKEEIEKSSYDAVVIARGGKVEVFLKSNLFQNDYELEVFRLRYSGKNTAKPVVVNPHPVSIGRELSSLEYIMIGVVAVSLLSVGMNAGVSIYSEYVRYGLFKRLSVTPVSHLELFLSCAGANVSTGIVSSFVVLLLSKVIFNANLIVGFTKLPVYFLVVVSSVLANLTIGTILGLLFKKSAQGIAQVLYTIFIFFSGVYFPIDFLPKALRFASYITTPRYVHLLFQKVYEIPVLDDFTFYLINFVFILLGLVVGSSATKRLLLLENR, encoded by the coding sequence ATGCTTTTTTACTCATTTCTTCTCGTAAATTTTAGAAACAGATTTCTATTTTTTATGAATCTACTTCTTCCAATAGTTTTCTTAATACTATTCGGCGCAGTATTTGGAAAGCAACAGACGAATACGTCTGTTGCTTTTTACTCTGATAGACCTATCGAATTAGATTTCGAAAACTGGACAAGGCTTTCAGAAATACCCATCAAAGAAGAAATTGAGAAAAGTTCATACGACGCAGTTGTGATTGCCAGAGGTGGAAAAGTTGAAGTTTTCCTAAAGTCAAATCTATTTCAAAATGACTACGAACTCGAAGTCTTTAGATTGCGCTATTCTGGAAAGAACACAGCGAAACCTGTTGTAGTTAATCCGCATCCTGTAAGTATTGGTAGAGAACTAAGCTCTCTTGAGTACATCATGATTGGTGTTGTTGCTGTATCGCTACTTTCGGTCGGAATGAACGCTGGCGTTAGTATTTATTCCGAGTATGTGAGATATGGCTTGTTTAAAAGGCTCTCTGTAACCCCTGTCTCTCACCTCGAGTTGTTTCTCAGTTGTGCTGGAGCAAATGTATCAACTGGTATCGTTTCCTCCTTTGTTGTGCTCCTGCTTTCAAAAGTCATATTCAACGCCAATTTGATAGTTGGTTTCACAAAACTGCCCGTATATTTTTTGGTTGTCGTCAGTTCCGTTTTGGCAAACCTAACAATTGGAACAATCTTGGGCCTACTGTTTAAAAAATCGGCCCAAGGTATCGCACAAGTACTTTATACGATATTCATATTCTTCTCAGGTGTCTACTTCCCAATTGACTTCCTACCGAAAGCTCTACGCTTCGCTTCTTATATTACAACTCCAAGATACGTTCACTTGTTATTTCAAAAGGTTTACGAAATCCCTGTCCTTGATGATTTCACTTTTTACCTGATTAACTTCGTTTTTATCCTATTAGGATTAGTTGTGGGCAGTTCCGCAACAAAGAGATTACTCCTTTTAGAGAATAGATAG
- a CDS encoding ABC transporter permease, protein MKVHGLKELFVSLFKQFFLRSKESVFWLVLFPSILFLILTTIFGNVEENVELKVKILGESNILKKAFENIQQFNVVFVDFANDNERLSKLKELEKELRAGKIHAYVVLPENFDSQLQLALFLQKTQFHRRVLVDIYYVPLRQESKLAGNILSSVFDSLGIKESVSLEIHNLSKAEFEYNEFIYPGVVGMAFLSVFLFGFLSEVEYIYRKGVLRRFYTTPVNIIYVLVFIAIVDVIQLVLGISVLSFFAILKGVDVISYLPSLLLHGSIACILLTLLVLNVLIISNKKASRIFVFGQIYFQVQMFAGGFYFPLKFANPIVKSIAKILPLTYIVDAMRMTKQLSALESGHFLVPVVYIIIMSVSLAIFSKRLKVSES, encoded by the coding sequence ATGAAAGTACATGGTTTAAAGGAACTCTTCGTTTCATTATTTAAGCAGTTCTTTCTAAGGTCAAAAGAATCAGTCTTTTGGCTTGTACTATTTCCAAGCATACTGTTCTTAATCCTAACAACTATATTCGGAAACGTAGAAGAAAACGTTGAGTTAAAAGTTAAAATTCTGGGTGAAAGTAACATTTTGAAGAAAGCCTTTGAAAATATACAGCAGTTCAATGTAGTGTTTGTAGATTTTGCCAACGATAATGAACGTTTGTCCAAGCTGAAAGAACTAGAAAAGGAGTTACGTGCAGGAAAGATACACGCATATGTAGTACTTCCTGAAAATTTTGATTCACAACTCCAGTTAGCGCTCTTTCTTCAAAAAACGCAGTTTCATCGTAGAGTTTTAGTTGATATTTATTACGTTCCGCTAAGGCAGGAATCAAAACTTGCGGGAAATATTTTGTCAAGCGTTTTTGATTCCCTCGGGATAAAAGAATCGGTGTCTCTTGAAATCCACAATTTGTCCAAAGCTGAATTCGAATACAACGAATTCATTTATCCGGGAGTTGTTGGGATGGCGTTCTTGTCGGTCTTTCTTTTTGGTTTCTTGAGTGAGGTTGAATACATCTACAGAAAAGGTGTACTACGTCGTTTTTACACAACACCGGTTAACATTATCTACGTGCTCGTGTTCATTGCTATCGTTGATGTAATCCAACTCGTTTTGGGAATATCTGTCTTAAGCTTTTTTGCTATTTTAAAGGGTGTGGATGTTATTAGCTACTTACCTTCTCTTCTTTTGCATGGCTCTATCGCATGTATTCTTCTAACCTTATTAGTCTTAAACGTTTTGATAATCTCCAATAAAAAAGCCTCAAGGATCTTCGTTTTTGGGCAGATCTATTTCCAAGTTCAGATGTTCGCAGGAGGTTTTTATTTCCCATTGAAGTTCGCAAATCCGATAGTTAAAAGCATAGCTAAAATTTTGCCGCTTACGTACATTGTAGACGCTATGCGTATGACAAAGCAGCTAAGTGCATTAGAAAGTGGACATTTTCTTGTTCCAGTGGTGTATATAATTATTATGTCAGTTAGTCTTGCGATTTTTTCGAAACGGCTAAAGGTATCCGAATCTTAA